The proteins below are encoded in one region of Apium graveolens cultivar Ventura chromosome 4, ASM990537v1, whole genome shotgun sequence:
- the LOC141719672 gene encoding tubulin alpha chain — translation MRECISVHIGQAGIQIGNACWELYCLEHGIQPDGQMPSDKTVGGGDDAFNTFFSETGAGKHVPRAIFVDLEPTVIDEVRTGTYRQLFHPEQLISGKEDAANNFARGHYTIGKEIVDLCLDRIRKLADNCTGLQGFLVFNAVGGGTGSGLGSLLLERLSVDYGKKSKLGFTVYPSPQISTSVVEPYNSVLSTHSLLEHTDVSVLLDNEAIYDICKRSLDIERPTYTNLNRLVSQVISSLTASLRFDGALNVDVTEFQTNLVPYPRIHFMLSSYAPVISAEKAYHEQLSVAEITNSAFEPSSMMAKCDPRHGKYMACCLMYRGDVVPKDVNAAVGTIKTKRTIQFVDWCPTGFKCGINYQAPTVVPGGDLAKVQRAVCMISNSTSVAEVFSRIDTKFDLMYSKRAFVHWYVGEGMEEGEFSEAREDLAALEKDYEEVGAESAEGDDEDEGEDY, via the exons ATGAGAGAGTGCATTTCAGTTCACATCGGTCAGGCCGGTATTCAGATCGGTAATGCTTGCTGGGAACTTTACTGCCTCGAACACGGCATTCAG CCTGATGGCCAAATGCCAAGTGACAAAACTGTAGGTGGAGGTGATGATGCTTTCAACACTTTCTTTAGTGAAACTGGTGCTGGAAAGCATGTACCCCGAGCAATTTTTGTGGATCTTGAGCCCACAGTCATTGATGAAGTGAGGACTGGAACATACCGTCAACTCTTTCATCCTGAACAGCTGATTAGCGGAAAAGAAGATGCAGCTAACAACTTTGCTCGTGGACACTATACCA TTGGAAAGGAGATTGTTGATCTTTGCCTGGATCGTATCAGGAAGCTTGCTGACAATTGTACTGGTCTCCAGGGTTTCCTTGTCTTTAATGCTGTTGGTGGAGGCACTGGTTCTGGTTTGGGTTCCCTTCTACTGGAACGTCTGTCCGTGGACTACGGAAAAAAATCAAAGCTTGGATTCACTGTTTATCCTTCACCACAGATCTCAACCTCTGTTGTTGAACCTTACAACAGTGTGCTTTCCACCCACTCACTTTTGGAGCACACTGATGTTTCTGTGCTTTTGGATAATGAGGCCATATATGATATTTGCAAGCGATCCCTTGACATTGAGCGACCCACCTATACCAACCTTAATCGATTGGTTTCACAG GTCATTTCCTCTTTGACTGCTTCCTTAAGGTTTGATGGAGCCTTGAATGTCGATGTGACTGAGTTCCAGACTAATCTGGTGCCATACCCAAGGATCCACTTCATGCTTTCTTCTTATGCCCCTGTTATCTCTGCTGAGAAGGCATATCATGAACAGCTATCTGTTGCAGAGATCACCAACAGTGCATTTGAGCCCTCTTCTATGATGGCCAAGTGTGATCCTCGCCATGGGAAATACATGGCTTGCTGTCTGATGTACCGAGGTGACGTGGTGCCCAAAGATGTGAATGCAGCTGTTGGTACCATCAAGACCAAGCGCACCATCCAGTTTGTTGATTGGTGCCCAACTGGTTTCAAGTGCGGTATCAACTATCAGGCCCCAACTGTTGTTCCAGGTGGTGATCTTGCCAAGGTGCAGAGAGCTGTATGCATGATCTCAAATTCGACCAGTGTTGCTGAGGTCTTCTCACGCATAGACACTAAATTTGACCTCATGTACTCAAAGAGAGCTTTTGTTCACTGGTATGTTGGCGAGGGTATGGAAGAAGGTGAATTCTCTGAAGCACGTGAGGATCTTGCTGCCCTTGAGAAAGACTACGAGGAGGTTGGTGCAGAGTCTGCTGAGGGGGATGATGAGGATGAGGGAGAAGATTACTGA